In Monomorium pharaonis isolate MP-MQ-018 chromosome 3, ASM1337386v2, whole genome shotgun sequence, a genomic segment contains:
- the LOC105834323 gene encoding 15-hydroxyprostaglandin dehydrogenase [NAD(+)]: MDNVQNKTVIVTGAGSGIGYQITEELLRKGAKKIAIIDLPVARSYDATVTLQEKFGKDRVILFPIDVTNLEVYSETFKQIVKALNGLDILINNAGIIHDRCIEQTFAVNVIALIRGSLLGLDYMGKHKGGKGGTIVNMASIAGIRTTGVYPVYSSSKFAIVGFGRNLEKLYDKTGVRILTMCPSLTSTPMQVATDLSEERTLDIIDEEVLKNLMINVKQEPQSVVHVGQSVVMAIQKGENGSIWVIANNEPAYPVKLPPFVTA, encoded by the exons ATGGACAACGTACAGAATAAAACAGTAATTGTTACGGGGGCCGGGTCTGGCATTGGTTACCAAATTACCGAAGAATTGTTGCGTAAAGGCGCGAAG AAAATTGCCATCATCGATTTGCCAGTAGCGCGTAGTTATGATGCGACAGTGACTCTGCAagaaaaattcggaaaagaCCGTGTCATTCTTTTTCCAATTGATGTGACAAACTTGGAAGTGTACAGTg AAACCTTCAAGCAAATTGTTAAGGCTCTCAACGGACTTGACATACTTATTAACAATGCTGGAATAATACATGACCGTTGTATCGAGCAAACGTTTGCTGTTAACGTT aTAGCACTAATTCGGGGCTCGTTGTTGGGGCTAGATTATATGGGCAAACATAAAGGTGGCAAAGGAGGTACCATAGTAAATATGGCGTCAATAGCTGGTATTCGTACTACCGGTGTATATCCAGTGTACAGTTCTTCTAAATTTGCTATCGTTGGATTTGGCAGGAATCTTGAG aaattatatgataaaacgGGAGTTCGTATTCTAACGATGTGTCCTAGTCTTACATCAACACCAATGCAGGTGGCTACTGATCTCTCTGAAGAAAGAACTCTCGATATTATTGATGAAGAGGTCCTTAAAAATCTGATGATAAACGTTAAACAGGAGCCTCAATC tgTTGTGCATGTAGGACAATCTGTGGTCATGGCTATTCAAAAAGGTGAAAATGGATCAATCTGGGTTATTGCGAATAATGAACCAGCATATCCGGTCAAATTACCACCGTTTGTCACCGCttag
- the LOC105834321 gene encoding 15-hydroxyprostaglandin dehydrogenase [NAD(+)], whose amino-acid sequence MVNHFFYNFCHTMDNIQNKTAVVTGAGSGIGYHITEELLRKGAKKVAIIDLPIVRSYDATVTLQKNFGKDRVIFFPIDLTNWEVYRETFKKIVKALNGLDILVNNAGICYDRLVEQMFAINVVAVIRSSMLGINYMSKHKGGKGGTIVNISSISGIISYPLRPVYGSSKSAVVGFGLNLEKLYSKTGVRILTICPALTITAMSTTRNENKCLDVVEEDVVKEMLNKDFFVSQSAMHVGESVVVAIQKGENGSIWIVEKNEPPYPIKLPPFVAV is encoded by the exons ATGGTCAACcacttcttttataatttttgtcacaCAATGGAcaacatacaaaataaaacagcTGTAGTTACAGGCGCCGGATCTGGCATTGGCTACCATATTACTGAAGAATTGTTGCGCAAAGGAGCGAAg AAAGTTGCTATTATCGATTTGCCGATAGTACGTAGTTATGACGCGACAGTGAccttgcaaaaaaattttggaaaagacCGTGTTATCTTTTTTCCGATTGATCTGACGAACTGGGAAGTGTACAGAG AAACCTtcaagaaaattgttaaagctCTCAATGGACTTGACATACTTGTTAACAATGCCGGAATATGTTATGACCGTCTGGTCGAGCAAATGTTTGCTATTAATGTT GTAGCAGTAATTCGTAGCTCTATGTTAGGCATAAATTACATGAGTAAGCATAAAGGTGGCAAAGGAGGTACCATAGTAAATATATCGTCAATAAGTGGTATTATTTCTTACCCTTTACGTCCGGTGTATGGTTCTTCTAAATCTGCTGTTGTTGGATTTGGTCTCAATCTGGag AAATTGTACAGTAAAACGGGAGTTCGTATTCTAACAATATGTCCTGCTTTGACAATAACGGCAATGTCGACGACTAGAAATGAAAACAAATGTCTCGATGTTGTCGAAGAAGATGTTGTTAAAGAGATgttaaacaaagatttttttgtgTCTCAATC TGCTATGCATGTGGGAGAATCCGTGGTCGTAGCTATTCAAAAGGGTGAAAATGGATCAATTTGGATTGTTGAGAAAAACGAACCACCATATCCGATCAAATTGCCGCCTTTTGTTGctgtttaa
- the LOC105834322 gene encoding 15-hydroxyprostaglandin dehydrogenase [NAD(+)] isoform X1: MDNVQNKTAIVTGAGSGIGYCITEELLRKGAKKVAIIDLPIARSYDATVTLQEKFGKDRVILFPIDLTNLEVYRETFKQIIKVLNGLDILVNNAGICDDQCVEQTFAINVVALIRGSLFGLDYMGKHKGGKGGTIINVASLAGVNPFPLCPVYSSSKFAVVGFALNIEKFYSKTGVRILTICPGFTVTPLYNIETREPLNFIDDKAIKMLPDEAQKSFYEAQSAEHVGQSVVAVIQKGKNGSIWAVRNSEPPFPIELPKYVAGGM; this comes from the exons ATGGACAACGTGCAAAATAAAACGGCGATAGTCACTGGAGCTGGCTCCGGTATTGGCTACTGTATTACTGAAGAATTATTGCGCAAAGGCGCAAAg AAAGTCGCTATCATTGATTTACCGATAGCACGTAGTTATGATGCGACAGTAACTTTGCAagaaaaattcggaaaagaCCGTGTTATCCTCTTTCCAATTGATTTAACGAACTTAGAAGTGTACAGAG AAACCTTCaagcaaattattaaggttctCAACGGACTTGACATACTTGTTAACAATGCTGGAATATGTGATGATCAGTGTGTCGAGCAAACATTTGCTATTAATGTT GTAGCACTAATTCGCGGCTCACTGTTCGGCTTAGATTATATGGGTAAACATAAAGGTGGCAAAGGAGGTACTATAATAAATGTAGCGTCATTAGCTGGTGTTAATCCTTTCCCTTTATGTCCGGTGTACAGCTCTTCAAAATTTGCTGTTGTTGGATTTGCTCTCAATATTGAG aaattttattctaaaacgGGAGTTCGTATTCTAACAATATGTCCTGGTTTTACAGTAACGCCATTGTACAATATTGAAACAAGAGAAcctcttaattttattgatgatAAAGCTATTAAAATGCTTCCTGATGAGgcacaaaaaagtttttatgaaGCTCAATC TGCTGAGCATGTAGGACAATCTGTAGTCGCGGTTATTCAAAAGGGTAAAAACGGATCAATTTGGGCTGTCCGTAATAGTGAACCGCCATTTCCGATCGAATTACCGAAATATGTCGCCGGTGGGATGTGA
- the LOC105834322 gene encoding 15-hydroxyprostaglandin dehydrogenase [NAD(+)] isoform X2 has product MDNVQNKTAIVTGAGSGIGYCITEELLRKGAKKVAIIDLPIARSYDATVTLQEKFGKDRVILFPIDLTNLEVYRETFKQIIKVLNGLDILVNNAGICDDQCVEQTFAINVVALIRGSLFGLDYMGKHKGGKGGTIINVASLAGVNPFPLCPVYSSSKFAVVGFALNIEKFYSKTGVRILTICPGFTVTPLYNIETREPLNFIDDKAIKMLPDEAQKSFYEAQST; this is encoded by the exons ATGGACAACGTGCAAAATAAAACGGCGATAGTCACTGGAGCTGGCTCCGGTATTGGCTACTGTATTACTGAAGAATTATTGCGCAAAGGCGCAAAg AAAGTCGCTATCATTGATTTACCGATAGCACGTAGTTATGATGCGACAGTAACTTTGCAagaaaaattcggaaaagaCCGTGTTATCCTCTTTCCAATTGATTTAACGAACTTAGAAGTGTACAGAG AAACCTTCaagcaaattattaaggttctCAACGGACTTGACATACTTGTTAACAATGCTGGAATATGTGATGATCAGTGTGTCGAGCAAACATTTGCTATTAATGTT GTAGCACTAATTCGCGGCTCACTGTTCGGCTTAGATTATATGGGTAAACATAAAGGTGGCAAAGGAGGTACTATAATAAATGTAGCGTCATTAGCTGGTGTTAATCCTTTCCCTTTATGTCCGGTGTACAGCTCTTCAAAATTTGCTGTTGTTGGATTTGCTCTCAATATTGAG aaattttattctaaaacgGGAGTTCGTATTCTAACAATATGTCCTGGTTTTACAGTAACGCCATTGTACAATATTGAAACAAGAGAAcctcttaattttattgatgatAAAGCTATTAAAATGCTTCCTGATGAGgcacaaaaaagtttttatgaaGCTCAATC AACATAA
- the LOC105834316 gene encoding uncharacterized protein LOC105834316 — MELKGRVALVTGAASGIGKAYVIELLNQGAKVAICDINTEEGEKLVETLTEKYGKDRVIFSQCDVTDYPQFEESFQTTITEFGHIDIVINNAGILNDRFWELEVDINLNGVIRGTLLAQRFMGTDRGGQGGIVINTGSNVSINPYVSVPVYSATKAAIVSFTRAFGDQYHVDLTGVKVMSLCPGATDTKLVRDVNRKLLLARYEDAWQRDIISSIPQRTEHVAKALVHVLNTGKSGSVWMVEKDQPPYEISYTKHNHFVIQIDLIFVYCLKSILNAFIMKIQGKTALITGGANGIGYCTAHELLQRGAKAIAIIDLPDSNGDNAVAELKKEFGTKRAIFLVGNVANAKELTACFEKAIESFGTLDIVINNAGIMNDAEWEPMVDINYKGIVRGTILGLNHMGKHKGGKGGTIVNMSSIVGLQGNPIAPIFAGTQFAIVGFTSSLLAFYEKTGVRVLIICPGVTTTGLASKFMSSKAYAMDLLDDDIAAKEMTTMESQSPEHVATAIMELIEKGENGATFVSENNQSVYAVKLPFYTDLKIPL; from the exons ATGGAGTTAAAAGGACGAGTTGCTTTAGTGACAGGAGCAGCATCCGGCATCGGCAAGGCATATGTCATCGAACTATTGAATCAGGGTGCCAAg GTGGCTATATGTGATATAAACACCGAAGAAGGAGAGAAACTGGTAGAAACATTAACTGAAAAGTATGGTAAAGATCGCGTGATTTTTTCGCAATGTGACGTTACGGATTATCCTCAATTTGAAG AATCGTTTCAGACAACGATCACAGAATTCGGTCATATTGATATTGTTATCAATAATGCTGGTATCCTGAATGACCGGTTTTGGGAGCTTGAAGTAGATATTAATCTC aaTGGAGTAATACGCGGCACTTTGCTTGCTCAACGATTTATGGGCACCGATAGGGGTGGCCAGGGTGGAATCGTTATTAATACTGGCAGCAATGTTAGTATTAACCCTTACGTCAGCGTGCCAGTTTATTCAGCGACGAAAGCAGCTATTGTCAGCTTTACCAGAGCTTTTGGG GACCAATATCACGTAGATTTGACGGGTGTTAAGGTGATGTCACTTTGTCCGGGTGCCACAGATACAAAATTGGTACGTGATGTCAATAGAAAGCTTCTATTGGCTCGATACGAGGATGCTTGGCAAAGAGATATAATATCATCAATTCCTCAAAG AACGGAACACGTGGCCAAGGCGTTGGTGCACGTGTTAAACACCGGGAAGAGCGGAAGCGTATGGATGGTGGAAAAGGATCAGCCGCCGTACGAGATCAGCTATACGAAGCAC AATCACTTTGTGATTCAGATTGATTTGATATTCGTATACTGTCTCAAAAGCATATTGAACGCGTTTATAATGAAGATTCAAGGGAAAACTGCACTCATCACTGGCGGAGCCAACGGTATCGGCTATTGCACCGCTCATGAATTACTTCAACGCGGAGCGAag GCCATTGCAATCATAGATTTGCCCGATTCAAACGGCGATAACGCTGTTGCGGAATTAAAGAAGGAATTCGGCACAAAGCGTGCCATTTTCCTCGTTGGAAACGTAGCTAATGCCAAGGAATTAACGG CTTGCTTTGAAAAGGCAATAGAGTCATTTGGCACACTGGATATTGTTATCAATAATGCTGGCATCATGAATGATGCGGAATGGGAACCAATGGtggatattaattat AAAGGGATTGTACGTGGTACAATATTGGGCCTGAATCACATGGGCAAGCATAAGGGCGGAAAAGGTGGGACTATCGTCAACATGTCTTCCATAGTCGGCTTGCAAGGCAATCCGATAGCGCCGATTTTCGCCGGAACGCAATTTGCCATAGTTGGTTTTACTTCATCGTTACTg GCTTTTTACGAGAAAACAGGTGTacgtgtattaataatatgtccCGGTGTTACAACCACTGGACTGGCTTCAAAATTCATGTCGAGCAAAGCCTACGCGATGGATCTCCTTGATGATGACATCGCTGCCAAGGAGATGACGACAATGGAGAGCCAATC ACCCGAACATGTCGCAACTGCTATCATGGAATTGATTGAAAAAGGAGAAAATGGCGCGACCTTCGTCAGCGAAAACAATCAATCTGTTTACGCTGTCAAATTACCATTCTATACTGATTTGAAAATTCCACTGTAA